One Pyxicephalus adspersus chromosome 3, UCB_Pads_2.0, whole genome shotgun sequence genomic window carries:
- the SLC25A10 gene encoding mitochondrial dicarboxylate carrier, which produces MAERRVSRWYFGGLASCGAACCTHPLDLLKVHLQTQQEVKMRMTGMAISVIKNDGFFALYNGLSASLFRQVHLFSLLGFTGGFVGTPADMVNVRMQNDMKLPPHLRRNYAHALDGMFRVIKEEGFRRLFSGATMASSRGALVTVGQLACYDQAKQLVLNTGVMSDNIFTHFLASSIAGGCATFLCQPLDVLKTRLMNSKGEYRGVAHCAMETAKLGPLAFYKGLVPAGIRLVPHTVLTFVFLEQLRKHFGIRVPA; this is translated from the exons ATGGCGGAGCGGCGGGTGTCACGTTGGTACTTCGGGGGCCTGGCCTCCTGCGGGGCGGCATGCTGCACCCACCCGCTGGACCTGCTGAAG GTACATCTGCAAACTCAGCAAGAGGTGAAGATGAGAATGACTGGAATGGCAATTTCTGTGATAAAGAATGACGGCTTTTTTGCTCTTTACAATGGACTGAGTGCATCCCTCTTCAGACAGGTACACTtg TTTTCTCTTTTAGGTTTTACCGGGGGCTTCGTTGGGACCCCGGCTGACATGGTGAACGTCag aATGCAAAATGACATGAAGCTTCCGCCCCACCTTAGACGCAA CTATGCCCACGCGTTGGACGGCATGTTCCGAGTCATAAAAGAAG AGGGATTCCGGAGGCTTTTCTCAGGGGCCACCATGGCATCCAGCAGGGGAGCCCTTGTAACTGTAGGGCAG TTGGCATGCTACGACCAGGCGAAGCAGCTGGTTCTAAACACTGGCGTCATGTCTGATAACATTTTCACCCACTTTCTTGCAAGTTCAATTGca GGTGGATGCGCTACATTCCTTTGTCAGCCGCTGGATGTCTTGAAGACGCGACTGATGAATTCCAAGGGGGAGTACAGG GGAGTTGCTCACTGTGCCATGGAGACAGCAAAACTGGGACCACTGGCCTTCTACAAG GGTCTTGTTCCGGCTGGCATTCGGCTCGTCCCACACACAGTCTTGACCTTCGTGTTCCTGGAACAGCTGCGGAAGCATTTTGGCATCCGGGTCCCTGCTTAA